In Heliangelus exortis chromosome 3, bHelExo1.hap1, whole genome shotgun sequence, the genomic stretch CGTGGAagctgtgcagcaggaaaaggcaggtTCCTTTACTGTAAAAAGCAGTGTGAAGAACTCTAAATACAGAAGGGAGATAAGAGGGAAGTAGTAGAACCATCAGGGAAGAACAGAACCAAACATTTAAATACCCCTTTACAGAAGTAATACATCCTTCACAAACACATAAGAATACAACTCAAATGTGTTGTAAATTAAGTTGGTAAAATCCCTTAATCGTTTTGTTTCTTATCTGTCAACCAGGTGTGAAGTGCCAGCAGCATCCAAATGCACCAGtgcctctcctttctccctgaaGTAGCAGTTTTGCAtgttcaaaaaaaccaaaaagacttAAGGCAAGCAAAGAAAAGCTCAGGTTAGCCCACTGggagtagctttttttttttaaaaccagatcTTCATTATTCTGAAACCTAGTTTTAAGTGCTTTAAGAGTAGCCTACATTTCTCAATAGCAGAAGAAATGATATTTCTTTTACACAGATCTTCCCTTCATTTAAGCAGCATCTCTCTTTTCAAgcacaacaaaagaaacaaaaaataatagaTCAAACACTACTGAGGGCAGCTCACTCGTCCAGAAATAGAAAAGCCACATTTAGTAGAAAGCTCTGAGCTTGTTAGCTAGAACAATACTGAGCTTCAGTGAGGACAAAAGCATAACCCTCAGACAGCTAATAGTTGCTTGAGGTGCCACATTCAGAAGGCAGATTTCCCAAATCTCCTAATTTGGGAAAAGGGAAGTTGGCAGCTACAATTTAATGCTCCTGGTTAAGTTCTTACTGTAAAAGGAGACCTTTTCTGCAGATGCAGCAGCATACTGGAGACCCTCCTTGCAACCCATGCAGCTATTTCTCTTCAGACTTCTCTTGGGAACTGTTTTCAATGATCtgctagtttaaaaaaaaaatctctgtttcaAATTGCATTTGAAACCAGGAACTCTATGTATAAATGGTTTATAAGtgcacaggaaaggaaaacaagatcttttcccccctccttgaATTCTTTAAATGCATGACCCATTCacaattttttaatctttgtcaGGTAAAGGGAAGAATGAATTCATCAGTCTTTAAGCACCTGAAGAATGTATCAGGAGATCATTGCTACATTTTCACTCTGGCACAAACGTGGTACACAAAATAGTTTAGTTTCAAGAAAATCCAGCTAGGCACAAGTGCTTGAATCCACAAGTTAGGTTTATTAACAACTTCCTTCAGAGCACTCTTACTCCAGATCAGGCAAAGGATTTGGTCCTGGTTCCTCTGAATCCTACATGCTTGCCCTAAAACCATTTCACTCTTAGTTACCCGTCTCTTGAAGAAAGCTGAAACATAATTTAAGTACTGGCTAAGGTTCAGAGCCTTATTCCTTCTCTAAAAAGTAATTGGCATTTTGTAATAGCAATAAAGTTGCCACTATACCCGTCCAGTCCCTTAACAAACCTTCAACTGGGAGAACAGCTGTTGTTGCAACACCAGCCCAAAGGAGCACAAAGAAAATGGAGCAagtgcagctcagctgtgcctTTGGAGTTGGTCTTTTCAAGAGCTGGAAGCCTGCTAGACCTTCACTGGCCCACTGGTCAAGAAAGGGCCATTAAAAGAGCCAAAAAGCATAAGCAGCTTAACATACCACAGTCATTTACATATAGTAACCACTGGCAAAAGAAAAGTAGTTTTTGTCTGATTTCCTGTGATTTAGCTACTGAATACTGCACTTGCCAAAAAGGAAGTTCTCATCTccagtaaaataataaataaaataaaattactctgTGTAGAATACTGATTCCAGGTCATCACTGGGCAGCTGTCAGAATGTCACTGAAAAACTATAACTACAGGCACTATTTTGCTTtcactcagcagcagatgggggtAGCATTTTGTAACTGAAAAATTTGGTATGCAAAGTATTCCCTCTATAAGGTTTCTGAGTTGGGTTTAACCTGCAGTAAAAAGCAGTTGTAAATCAGAAGTTGAAGTTAACACAAAGCAAATATCCATTGTGGTGCTCAGTTTCAGGTGTCCTTTTTGAGAGTGGCAGAAGCTGCAGAACCTCCCCAGAGGCTGCCTGGTTATTCAGTCTTCTTCAGTCTTAATTTGAGGTTTACACATTTCTTGGCCAAGGAGTTCTCATAGACCTCCCCGTGCCATGCTTCAGCCTTGACAGTCCCCACAATTTCTTATGGTATCCTTCTGAAGATGAACATAAACagtcattaaaaacaaaaaaaaaaacaacccaaacaaacaaaacccagaaaatcaGGAAGCAAAAATAATGCTGGGCAAAAGGATTAGACCACAGAAGGCATCAGAATAAAGCATTCTGCATTTTACTTTTGTCTGAACAGAGTTCTGTCAGCACAGCCAGTCTTACATACAGTAAAAAGTACAGGTATGAAATACCTTCTGTCAGTATCCCAGAAGGCCAAGAAAGGCTCCCAACTGGAATGTTTACCTTAAAGACACTTCAGTCAAGGATCCGATGGGAAGATTGCATAACTGATTTGCTTTCTAAAATGATTGGTGGCTCTGAGATGAGGAGATCATCCTCACCTAATGAAGAGTTCTGCTCTGTGTTCACAAAGTTAGGAATGTTAAATTTTGTAAGACAATTCAGGTCATCTTCAAACATTTCATGGCTCCTGGGACCTTCCTGGAAGTGGATATTAGTCTCTAGACCTGGGCTTTTCTGACTTGGTTTTGCTTTATCCAAATGTTCCACTTCATTAATACAGAAATGGAAAAGTGACCGGGATTCTTCAGCTATTTGATGTGAAAAGACCCTCTCTGACTCCAGAGGTCTTCCAAAATCTGCCACAAAGCTCTTCATACGAAATCTTTTTTCAGAAGTGTCTGCATTgctaaggaggaaaaagaaaaatacagtaaacaTGAAAGTAGAACTATTTCAGTTGTTAGCAGCAAACTGGTTTTCAGTTCATAATGTTGGTTATTCTGATCATAATGGTTATTCTgatcagaaagaaagaaaacactgtaGTTTACCTACAACAGACTTTAAAAGCCAGCATGACTTACTATTTTCTGCTGAAGATATTTTAAGTCTTGGTTTGTCAACATGATTTTCCATGGGAATGTTATAAATGCCAACACCCTTAAGTAGGACTTCtagtaataaatatattttattaatcagGTCACCTAATGAGTTTAGAAATACGCTTCAGTATTTCCTCTTGATGTCAAGTAataagaagattttttttaatggcctattgaacactgagaaaaaatcTTCAATAAGGAAAATCTGAGACATGGGCAGCACTGCTGTCACTAAAGCCATCATTTGAGTGCTTGGCTGACCAGACATCAAACCATCTTTTGTACTGACTTCAGCCAGTGACATTCAGATTCCCAAATTAGGAGAGCTGGACCTAAAGCCTGCTATAAAGGCTGGCTGATGTCTCTTGACAAATCAGAGACATGGCCCAGGAATGACATCTTAACATCTCTCTTGGACTTTTCTAGAAGTATGAGCTCAAACCAGCTCCAATCTGCATGGACCTGTGCAAAAGGGATGAACAACAGGGGGTGAGAAAACCTGAATCTAGACACAAGTTCTACAGATAGTTCTGCGTTCTTTGTCAGGCTGAATTTATGTGCTATCAACACAAAATGGAAGTGATTTGCATCTGAAAGGCAGTAGAGGTGTTCAGAGGATGAGTAATGAAAAAATCTAAACATCAAAATACAAGTTTTGTTAAGTAAGAGTTAATGAAGCAGACTCTTTACACATGAACATGCAGTGAGTGACAGCAGAGTCTCATAGTTGGACACAGCACTTGGGATTTCCACAGAAACATAATTTAAGTCCCTCAAACCTGCAGTAGTGGGTAAATGATGAACCTTTCTGCACTTTTCAGGCAGACATTCATAAAATTTGTCAACAAATTATTTCATGGCATAAGCTAACATTCTGCACATGCTAataagcaagcaagcaaaactGCAAGAGGCATTATTCCCATAAGTAAATTTCTATCTCTCCCCATCAATATTCTGAcccttttcttctgttctggTCCAAGAATGTACCTAATTCTGAACATCCTGTACAATTTTGAAAAGTACATGCTATCATACTCCTTTCTGTTGAGCCAAGGAGAATATAGTGCTAGAAAAATCAAGAGTATTCTACTTCAGATGCATCCATCTGAACCTAGTTACATTTCTCTCCTACATTAATGGTACTTGAAAGAACAGCCAGATTGACTGACTCAAGTCAGAGATATGTCCATCAGTCAGGCTTTCACCCAGCACCTAGGAATTCCATTAACATCTGTGTCTAAAGGAGGACTGAAAGACAGCCCACTAATGAAAAGATGAGTCATGAAGGATCCAGTCAGGTATAAAGACAGAAGATTTGGGCAAACTAAAACCACAGTCTGGACTGGTTGTAAAGGTAGGTATTTACGGTCTCCTGTTTTTACATACATGTAtcaaaaaataagaggaaacaATATTCACTGCCCTTACATGTTTCTAGATGATAGATTTCCAGTAGCTCACATATTTGGTTATCAAATCTCAAAAAATAGtgctgaaattttttaaaggtGCTAGCTCAGCATACATAGTGGGCTAGCACACAAGCAGACAGCTCCTAAAGCTGCAAAGGAAGTTAAAAACCAATATAAAAAGGAATAACCAGGCCCTCTTcagcaactgaagaaaaatgagattaaGATTGGAAAGGACTTCTGGAGTCCCTTGCCTAATGCCCTGATAAAGCCCAGGCCAGCCCTGCTTCACATCAGGTTATCTGGATGTAGAAGTTGACCAAAATGGAGGTTTCACAAACTCTCTAAGCAACCTATTCCAAGAAAATtgatgaagaaaacaagaggaCAGTGAGAGATACCAAGCAGGCCTCTGCTACCTGAAAGTACAACTTCACAAGTGTACACACTTATGACAAATACCCATATTAAATTCTCTTTGTTGTGTATTTGACAAATTATTGCTGCAGGATACTGCTCAGCTAAGGAGCAAGATCTCCAgtaaaaaagaagcagcacacCAACAATCACAGGAACGATAAAGATATTTGGGAGCCCAGTCTGGCTACTTTATGAAAGTctgcaagggagagaaaaaaaatactggcaagaagctgaatttttgcttctttttccttcttacagaagcaaaaatttagaagcagagaagaggctCACAATATACAGATGTTCTCTCTAATATGGACCTGTCTCTACAGATGTGCTATTATATAAAGTTTCAGAGCCTGTTTATATGTGACTAAATAGCAAAGGGCATTCAGTAGGCAGAGATAAGCAGGCTGCTTTAGGAAGGAATAAGCACTAAGTTGCCTTTCACAATCAGCTCCTCATTGCTACCTGCCTGCAAATGATCTCACCCTCCAAAgaggatttttatttctactttatGGCACAGAAGCCTGAGAGGAGATGTGGGTTCAGACTTTCTGAGAGGATGGGACACAGACAGCCTGTGTGCTGTGAGAATGCAGATAAACAGCTGAGGCAAGGCATGGTCTGCACACACTTAATCACtaagaaagaacaagaaaaaaaggtcaGTCTGTCCAGGCTTTCAGGAGAGCCTGGTATTAAACAAACATGGAGCTGATCTGTACTTCAGTATCTACTGGAATTTCTTGGCAGAAACCAAGACACTGAGAACAGGGGAGCTACAGGGTTAAGGGAAGATTTTGTAGATACTACTGATACCTACCTTTTGGACTGAATGCAAACATGAGGAAACCCACCAGACTTCAGCCTCCTTAATTAATCACCTgcattgcattttatttgtgTACACTCTGTcaatattctcatttttctgtccATCATAATGTCAGCCTATCTAGAATGACCTGGTTTATTTGCAGAGCAAAGTAACCTAAAGCCACCTCTTTGGCAGCTTCCCCACCAAGTTTCTCTTATCCTGAAAATGCATACAGGCAGCTGTTCCCTTATCTTACTGCATGACTACTGACTATTTACTAAATAGGGAGCATGTTCATAACAAATCTACTGAACCTAGAAGTGCTTAGAACAGAGATTACTTGAAACAAAGATAGACTGCACCcttttgtaaaaataaactaaagCAAAATGGTGCTGAGCCAGTGTAATGTCAGCATTGATGCTGCTTGTTTGGGGTCTGTAAAAGAACAGACACCCCAGTTAGCAACCTGCATTTGTTATTCCAGTTTTTAGACTCACTCTTGATGTGGTGCTCCTGTCTTCGTCAGCAGGGTCAGGACAAAAAACATGAAGATGACAAAAACTGCAAGACCAACCCAAAATCCAATCACAATGGAAtctggtaaaaaagaaaaaacaaggtgATCAGTATTTCACCTGCACTTGCAGAAATCCAGGAGGCATTGCAGCATGACTGCAAGTCCCAAAAGATTTTGCAGGTTATTCCCATGTggcaaagaggaaggaggaTCAAATTTATCATTATCTATGTTTAAACAGAAAGCTGTCATTGAAGCTTTCTGTTCAAGCCCAGATTTTACTGATGcctggagaaaacaaaagttgAAAGAAGGAAGATACTGAATTCTCTTGGCTAATAAAATGAGATCAGCTCCCTTTGTGATACCTGGCCCATTTCCAAGcactgatttgaaaaaaaaaataagtactAAAACTCAGAAGagagaattatttaattttcagcaaaaacCTCTGCCCCTGTAGAACTGAACTCCTGCtatattcacagaatcataaaatggtttgaattggaagggaccttaaagatttGGACAAGAATAGTCAAACCACCTGTTAATTACAAGGAAAACACCAACAGAAGTCATTGAGAAGGGTGttgcttctttccttctgcatAAGATGCACCTACTGTCCTCATTTATAACCAATGGACTCATAGATAAATAGCCAGACCTACTTAAAACAAATCTTTGTTCCCATAGGACTTCAAAGTTGATGCAGAGTTGCTCCAGAAGGAAGCTTAAAGCTCCCAGGAACTTGATTAAGAGAGGTCCAAGTGGGACAAATATTATTTCCAGGCAACAATCAATTGATAAGCATTCCCCAAAGTCAAAGCAGATCAATCTAAAGTATGATCTGGTCCAGACTCAGGTGATTTTTCACCTACAATTtcacttttttggttttgtttatataaatattcagaactgtaaaagtttaaaaaaaaatttaattagcATACAACCATGCAATAGGGGACTCTTGGTGGGGACAGATACCCTACGTATCCTCAACCTCTCATTACACAGCTCCTCCTGAACCTCAAAGACCCTTGCTGGCTGTAAAGGTGCACAGTGATGTGTCAAACCCAGTGCAGCAAGCACAGCACAGAACTTTAGCCAGCTTGTTACATCTCCCACAGGACTAACTAAAGACACCAGAAAACAAGGAATAGCTACCCTGCCTGGTGCTTGACCCTGATGGTTAATCACACTTGCATTGTGAAATATCTTCCATACTAAAAAGCAGAGATGGAATCTGGAAATCAATTCTAACCATTTGCTCTTTCTCTGTGAAGTCAAAATGCCTGCTGCAACACCCTTTGTGAAATAGCTAGAGGGTGGTTTGAGTGAACACAacaaacacacaacaaaaccacaaaaacacaacaaaaacccccacaccTGCCAGCTTTTTTTACTGAATAACAAGCTTGACTAGAGATTTGTTTGGTGTTTCCCCCAAGGAAAATTCCTAACTGAGCCTAGCACTACATCTTCCTTGCTTTATTGTGCCTCCTGACACACTTCCAGCCCTCTGCGATATCAATTACATTTTTTggatttgtttaaaattaaagcagttGGCCTAAGTTCTCTCTGCTATTTGAGTCTCAgtcattttaatgcaaattatCCAGATATCCTAGCTTTTAAGCATTCACTCAAAACAAAAGGTATGTAACAAAATGTTTATTCAAAAACATGTGATACATAGAACTACATCCATAAAACTGTCTCAAGTTCCTAACAGATTGAGAAATTATGCCCTGGCTTTCTCTAGTTGCAGTATCAGCCTTCTCCTTCCTAACACAGACTCCTAACATCCTGGCAGCAGTTCTGACTGCCCTGATCATTCCTACCTATTTTACCTCTCTCTAATgttactgaattttcttctgctccaaaaaaaccaaatttgtTCTTATCTCTGCTAGTCATAGGTATATCCTGGCTATCTTTGtctattttctttctatagGCTTAGCTTACAAAGCATTGTCCTacttttctggcttttctgaTTTCATATCTCCTCAGCTCAAACATACTTTTTGCTTataaagcaactttttttttttttaagtcctatATTTGAAAATTCATCATCTTCCCATCTTCACTTTTTtcaaaaaacttatttttgtgtATTAAATCATTCTGTCAGTATTCTTCTTCAAAGGTCACTGTagaaatttttctctgctttcaaaaaacAGGCTTCTGAATCCCTATGTGTACACATTAACCTCACCCTTGCCTCCAATTAATTAAATAAGCATTGAACTGAAAGAGGCTTCCAACTTCCTCTTGTGGAATTCATCTTAAATAATAGTTGAAATCAGCATCCTCTCATTTTGGGTGAAATGCCCTGTCTATcagaaataagtaaataaatataaattttaaaaaataatcacacacCTCTAATTTTAAGAAGGACCAGTGATGTTTTACAACTGGTCAAGTGTGACTGCCAGCTTGTATCACCTAAACTGGAGCCCATTCTCCTTTATGCTCTCCAACATAAGTTACAGGCATTTATTTATTAGCTCCCCTTCTTTGTCAATATTCAAGGTCTCCTTCCTAATACAATTCCAGTGtgatctcctctcctctttcctctccagtTTAGGATTTCAGTGAAGTTAAATGTTTGACCATATTGGCTCCACACTCTTTAACAGCCTCAACTCAACTGGAAATAGCTacaaaaaacacaggaaaaaacacaccATGACAAGAAATACCATGCTGTCCACAATATGGACATAGAATGTTCCATTACTAGATTAAACACAGCCCTCTGAAAATGCATGCAGCACCACTGAAGTAAACAGAACTAACCCAAACctatcagttaaaaaaaaaacacaaacaaaaaaaaacaaacaaaaaaaccaaaaacaaacacacaaaaaaacccaaaaaacaaacaaaaaaaaaaccaagcaaaacaaaacaaaacaaaaaaaaccaaaaaaacccacaaagtaAACCActggaaaagatttaaaaaaaaataaataaccaacTACCAAGTGAGAAGGGACTTCCTAGGTCACTGATTCATTACTATTAATTATTACTCTTACTATTAACCTCTTTCCTAAGTACATCCAGCTCCATCTAAAAAGTGTTTTTTACTTTGGTCCCATTCTCTAGTAATGGTTGTTCAGAACCTGCCTGCTCTACAAAGAGCAACCCAACATCTGTTTTGCCACTGTACCTTCCTCAATCCAGAGGTGACTATCATATATAATATTTTCCCCCATCACACTCTCTGACACACCCAGCTAAAAAGCAGGCATGTACCTAACACGATAGCTAATCTTTGTAACCAGTAATCTTTGTAATCAGGTTTAGCCTTTGACTGAGTAGAAGAATATAAATCAGAGACATCACAAAAATAACCTACATTTTTCAAGTACATACCAACCTAccatctttaaaaatacagacagtAATCACACcttttgagtaaaaaaaaaaaaaaaaaaaaaaatgaagagaaataaaattcaggataaaaataaaattctacccccctcccccccccacatccttcccttttttttctttttttataagcattaataactttttaaaatttcttctgaatctTACACAGGCTTCCCAAAACCACCTGGCTGTGCAGCACCAAGGGGGATCAGCCTTTCTGGGCTGCTGTTTTACCATTGCAGGCACTCTGAATATTCATTAAGGCAAATGAGGCAGAGAGTACACATCTCACCCTGGACCAGTGCCCCTTCCCTGGTACTTTGAACACTGGAGCTCAAACCCTCCCACACTGTGTCCagtgcagaaacaaagaaacaagatggtttgcttctttttagCAAAGTGCTTGCAAAACACCTGCAGTAATTCtgagttacttttttttcttttgttttttcttccttccccacaCTACTGCttccaccttaaaaaaaaattttaaaaattaaaaaataaaaaaagctgaacCTATTGTCTAGATTTAGGTAAATGTACTACCTTATCCTAACTATATTTCCTTTCAATTCCCATCTATATTTTACATCTCTCTGGGCTTCCACTTGTTACTTCTGATGTAAAACAGCTCCAGTATTAATTCCCAATGATAATGATTTTTCAGAGTGAGAaatttcttggggtttttaaaatctttttaaagcCTTACATTTATGTTCTAtgaatacaaacaaaaccagtaagGTTGCTCACCACTGCCTTTGCAATGTtaacaagaaaaagaacaaagcaacaTGGATCATACCACGTAGTcaccagaagcagcagtgcaTTTGGTGCTATGAACTCTTCCTGATAGTCTGATACTCCTCAGTATTGACAAATTTCCACCACAGCCAAGAAATCCATGTTTCTCACATGCACAATAAAAGCAGTCAACAAAAAGACACCGAATAATCATTATAATAATATAACACAGTAATATCTCTAATTGTGGAGAAACCAAAAAATTAGAGTATCTTTTTGTACAATATTCAGTTAGAAATGAAGAGCAGGAACATTAAGATGGGGAAGCTCAGCTGCAATGAAATATATCCCTACTGAACTTACATTTATGAGCTTTCAGGCCTTCAAATGACACTGGTCCATACTCATAGTACTCATACTCCCAGGTGTAGTCAGAGTTAGACAAGGTCTGCTGGGAGGTTCTGTTAGAAATCAGCCTCAGGGCAGACATCCTGAACCTCAATAAACCTGTGGATACAAAATGCATTCAGAGAAACTACATACTTGTAGCACATCTTTTGATTTTATGGATACTCCTTTCTCTTTTATGGGATCTTTTCCTCATCACAGTTCCCAAGATGAGCCACTCCTACTTAAaaagcctctctctctctcacctgTTCCTTTCACATCCAGTATCACTGTGTTATCAGACAAGGCTATCCCACATTCTCCCATTCCTTCCCCAGTCTTGGATGGCCAACCATGAGACAATACAAAGTGTCTCTTCAATGGAAAGGGAAGAACTGATCTTCACCTCCAGAGAGATGACTGTAAGCATATGAAGAATCAAAACCAGGCTCCTCAGATTGATTACAGGTTTTAGAGCTCAAAAATAGTAAATACCAAAGACCACCAGCCTCAGCAGCTTGGGATAAATGCTGCCATGAAATTTTTCATATGGGTGGAGAACTGCCAGACAACCAGGCTAAAAGAGTTTTATTATCTAAAAAAAGGTCCAGCTGGCAGCTACTTACTAGTGGCACCCCTCAGGGATGGAAATTGTGATGAAAATGAGTGCACTGGTAAGTAAATCCACAGATTATGAGGGGGACAAGTCAAGAGGCTGGAGGGCAGACTGTCACTGAGAGGGACCAGGACAAGCTGGAGAAAGGGTGACAGGAACATTATGTGGATTAGCAGTgcaagtgcaaagtcctgcatcTGGAAGGGAATAACCCAATGCAGTAATACAGGCTGGGAGTTGATTGGTGaggcccagctctgcagaga encodes the following:
- the MRAP2 gene encoding melanocortin-2 receptor accessory protein 2 isoform X1 — encoded protein: MGNIFSHDLDSPLQPSFCFLLCASGYLFFLGISEWLKEGEATPDLFSFCSGILKLSVSTNLRWKGPLVVIWSNIWLKACSTRSGLLRFRMSALRLISNRTSQQTLSNSDYTWEYEYYEYGPVSFEGLKAHKYSIVIGFWVGLAVFVIFMFFVLTLLTKTGAPHQDNADTSEKRFRMKSFVADFGRPLESERVFSHQIAEESRSLFHFCINEVEHLDKAKPSQKSPGLETNIHFQEGPRSHEMFEDDLNCLTKFNIPNFVNTEQNSSLGEDDLLISEPPIILESKSVMQSSHRILD
- the MRAP2 gene encoding melanocortin-2 receptor accessory protein 2 isoform X2, which gives rise to MHFVSTGLLRFRMSALRLISNRTSQQTLSNSDYTWEYEYYEYGPVSFEGLKAHKYSIVIGFWVGLAVFVIFMFFVLTLLTKTGAPHQDNADTSEKRFRMKSFVADFGRPLESERVFSHQIAEESRSLFHFCINEVEHLDKAKPSQKSPGLETNIHFQEGPRSHEMFEDDLNCLTKFNIPNFVNTEQNSSLGEDDLLISEPPIILESKSVMQSSHRILD
- the MRAP2 gene encoding melanocortin-2 receptor accessory protein 2 isoform X3; this translates as MSALRLISNRTSQQTLSNSDYTWEYEYYEYGPVSFEGLKAHKYSIVIGFWVGLAVFVIFMFFVLTLLTKTGAPHQDNADTSEKRFRMKSFVADFGRPLESERVFSHQIAEESRSLFHFCINEVEHLDKAKPSQKSPGLETNIHFQEGPRSHEMFEDDLNCLTKFNIPNFVNTEQNSSLGEDDLLISEPPIILESKSVMQSSHRILD